A window of the Oncorhynchus kisutch isolate 150728-3 unplaced genomic scaffold, Okis_V2 Okis02a-Okis13b_hom, whole genome shotgun sequence genome harbors these coding sequences:
- the LOC109876431 gene encoding IgGFc-binding protein has translation MRELGSTDTRNLNAAQEVVIQTSWRSAELKRSKFSNNTIHVTSNKDISVLAISQRGESIQATVVPPVESLGTEYHVPPIPEMKHDQPQIDPGNHLFRLIIINNKETNEVTISGPAGENETVSLQPFQLVQLGLNRSLPEPHVLADHPVAVLYSHPCAATTNCTCSFLFSPLYPVTAWGSEYLVPPSLENGALNETTFLLTTNQSVSLLSEPPTEPLQLQSSNELPFYPFLPGGSSLVKSSSLVSLTLHRPGLLLSLIPTHSFSTCYLLHSLNAMRNQALLVAPTAQTEGVHQGNTALDVTWTPMMGTEYSWALIDFGTEYRRHVIWHSSSKMAAYYLGETNGMVFGNPAASISTDPDSKGCLLRPEVVTLGDKQGGWPESLKYCQDQGYSLVSLNTEEFLLQVTNKLRETQGQVWIGLRRSSLTGQWYWLSKAAVSFSHWAQGEPGTPIQGQCAVMTLDPQGNYTWSDQSCCEALPAVCYREPLHFPLQ, from the exons ATGAGGGAACTGGGTTCCACAGATACCAGGAACCTGAATGCAGCACAGGAAGTTGTGATTCAGACAAGTTGGAGAAGTGCAGAACTCAAGAGGTCAAAGTTCTCTAACAACACAATCCATGTGACCAGCAACAAAGACATCAGTGTCCTTGCCATCAGCCAAAGAGGTGAAAGCATCCAGGCCACAGTAGTCCCACCGGTGGAGAGCTTGGGTACAGAGTACCACGTCCCCCCTATACCTGAGATGAAGCATGATCAGCCTCAAATAGACCCAGGGAATCATTTGTTTAGGCTCATCATCATAAACAATAAAGAAACTAACGAGGTCACCATCTCAGGGCCAGCAGGTGAGAACGAGACTGTCTCACTCCAGCCTTTCCAACTGGTTCAACTCGGGCTCAATAGATCGCTGCCAGAGCCACACGTGTTGGCCGACCACCCCGTGGCGGTTCTGTACAGCCACCCATGTGCTGCCACAACTAACTGCACCTGTAGTTTTCTGTTCAGCCCTCTGTACCCCGTCACAGCTTGGGGGTCAGAATACCTCGTGCCCCCCTCTTTGGAGAATGGAGCTTTGAATGAAACTACCTTCCTGCTGACGACCAACCAAAGTGTGAGTTTACTCAGCGAACCCCCCACAGAGCCCCTCCAACTGCAGTCTTCCAATGAGCTGCCCTTCTATCCCTTCCTCCCTGGTGGCTCCTCCCTGGTCAAGTCCTCCAGTCTTGTCTCCCTGACCCTCCACAGGCCAGGCCTACTCCTCAGCCTCATCCCAACGCATAGCTTCTCCACCTGCtacctcctccactccctcaacGCCATGAGGAACCAGGCCCTGTTAGTAGCCCCCACAGCCCAGACAGAGGGGGTGCATCAGGGGAACACAGCCCTGGATGTCACATGGACTCCCATGATGGGGACCGAGTACTCCTGGGCACTCATTGACTTCGGAACAGAATACAGGAGGCATGTCATCTGGCATAGTTCCTCCAAAATGGCTGCTTACTACTTGGGAGAGACAAACGGCATGGTTTTTGGGAATCCGGCTGCCAGCATCAGCACAGATCCAG ATTCTAAGGGCTGTTTGCTGAGGCCAGAGGTTGTGACACTTGGGGACAAGCAGGGTGGCTGGCCCGAGTCTCTGAAGTACTGCCAAGATCAGGGCTACAGTCTGGTCAGCCTGAACACAGAAGAGTTTCTACTTCAAGTGACCAATAAACTGAGGGAGACGCAGGGTCAGGTGTGGATAGGCCTCCGTCGGAGCTCACTGACAGGGCAGTGGTACTGGCTGAGCAAGGCTGCTGTGTCCTTCAGTCACTGGGCCCAGGGCGAGCCAGGGACCCCCATACAGGGCCAGTGTGCCGTGATGACACTGGACCCCCAGGGAAACTATACCTGGAGCGACCAGAGCTGCTGTGAAGCTCTCCCAGCCGTCTGCTACAGAGAGCCACTACACTTCCCCCTTCAGTAG
- the siglec15l gene encoding sialic acid binding Ig-like lectin 15, like isoform X2, whose amino-acid sequence MVQAQLFSLFSVITGTFSQPWSMTVPPVVNSTIGGDVVLPCSFTHPKQQDYSKDSYQRFSVKGDPKQRDLSLLIRDLAVTDNGVYFCRVELDYYWGDGKWQTASGTQLNIIAKAQILSLSWVEVSLGPGNGSLRCVVEGNPPSTITWFSSSKGNIDPGVSTIGTHPFQWTSSIPYFTQEVYTCRAENSLGRAERQFPPGPTALTVAFSVCGVLLLLLLLGVALFYLRKRGYLRFCNSEKIKQQSELCTDPAIAMVSESSIYANVSEMESPQSLYKHNSPEDGDMELNLVYSDVQLNTTTQSPQRSSRVPIPDEGVHYAIVKLG is encoded by the exons ATGGTGCAGGCtcaactcttctctctcttctctgtcattACAG GCACCTTCTCACAACCATGGTCCATGACAGTTCCCCCTGTAGTGAACAGCACCATAGGAGGAGATGTGGTCCTACCCTGCTCCTTCACCCACCCCAAGCAACAAGACTACTCCAAAG ATTCATACCAACGCTTCTCAGTCAAAGGAGACCCTAAGCAGAgggatctctctctcctcatcagagATCTGGCAGTCACAGACAATGGAGTTTACTTCTGCAGAGTGGAGCTGGACTATTACTGGGGTGATGGGAAGTGGCAGACTGCCAGCGGCACACAGCTCAATATCATTG CTAAGGCCCAGATTCTCAGCCTGTCTTGGGTAGAGGTGTCCCTCGGACCAGGCAACGGGAGCCTCAGGTGTGTAGTTGAGGGGAACCCCCCATCCACCATCACCTGGTTCTCCTCCTCTAAGGGCAACATAGACCCAGGTGTCAGCACTATAGGAACCCACCCATTTCAGTGGACCAGTTCAATCCCCTACTTCACCCAGGAAGTGTACACCTGCAGGGCAGAGAACAGCCTggggagggcagagagacagTTCCCCCCTGGACCCACTGCGCTGACCGTAGCCTTCTCTGTGTGTGGGGTCCTGCTTCTGCTGCTGCTCCTTGGCGTGGCTTTATTTTACCTGAGAAAAAGAG GATACCTGAGATTCTGCAATTCAGAAAAGATTAAGCAGCAATCTGAGTTGTGCACAGATCCTGCTATAG CTATGGTCAGTGAATCCTCTATCTACGCCAATGTCTCAGAAATGG AAAGCCCACAGTCATTGTATAAACATAATTCACCAGAAGATGGCGACATGGAGCTAAATCTGGTATACTCAGACGTTCAACTCAACACCACCACTCAAT CACCCCAAAGAAGCTCTCGTGTCCCCATACCAGATGAAG GTGTCCACTATGCTATTGTGAAGCTGGGGTGA
- the LOC109876427 gene encoding sialic acid-binding Ig-like lectin 15 has translation MDTQSLCRMVNLLLCFMEVLGAASNDDGWSMKVQAEVRAMEGYPVVLPCSFTHPHHMLHSSLQVVWRLGHGQGSTVLYHCSSPTGARTCQPGPQQDQRYRLEGNPREHDLSLRINSAALQDNGRYYCRVEVPGHAHASYEDKMGTRLRVEAAPRILGLSVEGSEEAGYRAQCRVQGSPLSDVQWLGPDQLMEGSDISPLSQESLEQHYTTSQLRDVLPGQQYTCSASNPLGKDQATLYMLPPRQVQVSGEAPPLLLLLSLSLGFKVLLLLGVVVWLPQGGGPAWLRCWFK, from the exons ATGGACACCCAGTCACTCTGCAGAATGGTGAATCTCCTATTGTGTTTCATGGAAG TCCTGGGCGCTGCTTCGAACGATGACGGCTGGTCTATGAAGGTTCAGGCGGAGGTGCGTGCCATGGAGGGCTACCCAGTGGTGCTGCCTTGCTCCTTCACCCACCCCCACCACATGCTGcactcctccctgcaggtggtgtGGCGGCTGGGCCACGGCCAGGGCTCTACGGTGCTCTACCACTGCTCCTCTCCCACTGGGGCCAGGACCTGCCAGCCAGGCCCTCAGCAGGACCAGCGTTATCGCCTGGAGGGGAATCCCCGAGAGCACGACCTCTCCTTGCGCATCAACAGCGCCGCCCTGCAGGACAACGGACGCTACTACTGCCGTGTGGAGGTCCCCGGACACGCACACGCCAGCTACGAGGATAAGATGGGCACACGGCTTAGAGTGGAGG CTGCCCCACGAATCCTGGGCCTGTCAGTGGAGGGCAGTGAGGAAGCTGGCTACAGGGCTCAGTGTCGTGTCCAGGGCTCTCCCCTATCTGACGTCCAGTGGCTGGGGCCTGACCAGCTCATGGAAGGCTCCgacatctctcccctctcccaggaGTCCCTCGAGCAACATTACACCACCAGTCAGCTCCGGGATGTCCTCCCTGGGCAGCAGTACACATGTAGTGCCTCCAACCCCCTGGGGAAGGACCAGGCCACCCTGTACATGCTGCCCCCCAGGCAGGTGCAGGTCTCTGGGGAGGCCCCTCCGCTGctgctcctgctctccctctccctggggTTCAAGGTGCTCCTGCTGCTCGGGGTGGTAGTCTGGCTGCCGCAGGGAGGAGGCCCAGCATGGCTCAGATGCTGGTTCAAATGA
- the siglec15l gene encoding sialic acid binding Ig-like lectin 15, like isoform X1, whose product MVQAQLFSLFSVITGTFSQPWSMTVPPVVNSTIGGDVVLPCSFTHPKQQDYSKGITVQWITRQFHDKPFFQCKVKNVTTGGMNECSVPDSYQRFSVKGDPKQRDLSLLIRDLAVTDNGVYFCRVELDYYWGDGKWQTASGTQLNIIAKAQILSLSWVEVSLGPGNGSLRCVVEGNPPSTITWFSSSKGNIDPGVSTIGTHPFQWTSSIPYFTQEVYTCRAENSLGRAERQFPPGPTALTVAFSVCGVLLLLLLLGVALFYLRKRGYLRFCNSEKIKQQSELCTDPAIAMVSESSIYANVSEMESPQSLYKHNSPEDGDMELNLVYSDVQLNTTTQSPQRSSRVPIPDEGVHYAIVKLG is encoded by the exons ATGGTGCAGGCtcaactcttctctctcttctctgtcattACAG GCACCTTCTCACAACCATGGTCCATGACAGTTCCCCCTGTAGTGAACAGCACCATAGGAGGAGATGTGGTCCTACCCTGCTCCTTCACCCACCCCAAGCAACAAGACTACTCCAAAGGTATCACAGTTCAGTGGATCACCAGACAATTCCATGATAAGCCCTTCTTCCAATGCAAGGTGAAAAATGTTACTACGGGTGGAATGAATGAATGCTCCGTTCCAGATTCATACCAACGCTTCTCAGTCAAAGGAGACCCTAAGCAGAgggatctctctctcctcatcagagATCTGGCAGTCACAGACAATGGAGTTTACTTCTGCAGAGTGGAGCTGGACTATTACTGGGGTGATGGGAAGTGGCAGACTGCCAGCGGCACACAGCTCAATATCATTG CTAAGGCCCAGATTCTCAGCCTGTCTTGGGTAGAGGTGTCCCTCGGACCAGGCAACGGGAGCCTCAGGTGTGTAGTTGAGGGGAACCCCCCATCCACCATCACCTGGTTCTCCTCCTCTAAGGGCAACATAGACCCAGGTGTCAGCACTATAGGAACCCACCCATTTCAGTGGACCAGTTCAATCCCCTACTTCACCCAGGAAGTGTACACCTGCAGGGCAGAGAACAGCCTggggagggcagagagacagTTCCCCCCTGGACCCACTGCGCTGACCGTAGCCTTCTCTGTGTGTGGGGTCCTGCTTCTGCTGCTGCTCCTTGGCGTGGCTTTATTTTACCTGAGAAAAAGAG GATACCTGAGATTCTGCAATTCAGAAAAGATTAAGCAGCAATCTGAGTTGTGCACAGATCCTGCTATAG CTATGGTCAGTGAATCCTCTATCTACGCCAATGTCTCAGAAATGG AAAGCCCACAGTCATTGTATAAACATAATTCACCAGAAGATGGCGACATGGAGCTAAATCTGGTATACTCAGACGTTCAACTCAACACCACCACTCAAT CACCCCAAAGAAGCTCTCGTGTCCCCATACCAGATGAAG GTGTCCACTATGCTATTGTGAAGCTGGGGTGA